ATCGAATTCCCTTGTTGCTGGTGAAATCATTTCAAGTGCAATTACAAAGGTAAAACACCCAGCAGAAGAGATTTATCATCCATCCCGAAATCAATTTGGTATTACTATGTTACGTATGTTCAATTTAATTGGATTTATGACATCCAATTTAGCTGAAGGGTATTTAACTAGAATGGATGCACCTAAATGTACTCATTTGGGTTGTAAAACAAGATGGAATGAAGGGGATGAAACATGGGATTGTCCATGTCATGGATCAAGATTCGATAAAAATGGAAATGTTATCGAGGGACCTGCAGTATATCCATTAGATTTGAATCGAGTAGAGGGAAAATAAGTTAACTAATTTTCGCCCCTCTCACAACACCGTACGTACGGATCTCGTATACGGCGTTTCAATTCATATTACAGTGTGTACTTTTAAGTAACGTTGTAGAGCAGAGGGTATTCCCCTCTGCTCTAGCCTTTATTTGAAATTGCTCTTTGAACAACTTTAGATAATCCGATAAATCGATAACCTTTCCTACAGAATGTTAAGCCCTTGGCTTCTTCTTCGGGTATCCCCAATTGGATTAGTGACCTTATCTGTTTTCTTGGTACCTTCCACTGTTTCCAAATGATTACTCTTATTCTTGAGCGTAGTTTCTTATCAATTTCACGCATAGCCGTTTTCATGTTTGCAGTTCTAAAGTAATTTACCCAACCAAATATTACTTGTTTTAGTTTCAATATTCGGTAGTCTAACGGAATGCTCCAGTTTCGCTTTGTTAGTTGTCGAAGTTTCCTTTTAAATTTCTGTACTGAGATTGTATGTGGTCGAACTTGATATTTCTTGTCTTTTGAATCGTAGTAATATCCAAACCCCAGGAATTTTAAGTCTTTTGGACGAGCGATTTTACTCTTTTCTGCATTGACTATCAGCCCTAATTTCTTTTCTATAAACTTCACGACTGATTCCATCACTCTATTTGCAGCTTTCTCACTCTTCACAAAGATAAGAGCGTCATCCGCATATCTCACGAAATGGAGTCCTCTACTTTCTAGTTCCTTGTCCAGTTCATTCAACATTATGTTACTTAATAGTGGACTGAGGTTTCCTCCTTGCGGAGTTCCAATCGGTGTTTCCTCATATTTACCCTTTACCAAGACCCCACTGACCAAGTATTTTCTAATTAAAGAAATGACATCTCCATCATCGATTGTATTGGATATGATTCGCATGAGTTTATCATGGTTGACTGTGTCGAAAAATCTTTCAAGGTCAATGTCCACTATCCAATCGTATCCATCATTCAGAAATTCGAGACTTTTTATGATTGCCATCTCACAACTTCTATTTGGTCTAAAACCGTAACTGTATTCACTAAACTCTTTTTCAAATATCGGACTGAGTACTTGATGAATTGCCTGTTGAACCACCCTATCCACTACTGTTGGTATTCCCAGTTTGCGCATCTTTCCATTTTCTTTTGGGATTTCCACTCGTAAGGCAGCTTGTGGTTGGTATTT
Above is a genomic segment from Lysinibacillus sp. PLM2 containing:
- a CDS encoding group II intron reverse transcriptase/maturase, which gives rise to MRGNGETSVQLLEKILSNQNMNEAYLRVYRNKGASGVDGITVDELKQYLKENKDELRQRIRTRKYQPQAALRVEIPKENGKMRKLGIPTVVDRVVQQAIHQVLSPIFEKEFSEYSYGFRPNRSCEMAIIKSLEFLNDGYDWIVDIDLERFFDTVNHDKLMRIISNTIDDGDVISLIRKYLVSGVLVKGKYEETPIGTPQGGNLSPLLSNIMLNELDKELESRGLHFVRYADDALIFVKSEKAANRVMESVVKFIEKKLGLIVNAEKSKIARPKDLKFLGFGYYYDSKDKKYQVRPHTISVQKFKRKLRQLTKRNWSIPLDYRILKLKQVIFGWVNYFRTANMKTAMREIDKKLRSRIRVIIWKQWKVPRKQIRSLIQLGIPEEEAKGLTFCRKGYRFIGLSKVVQRAISNKG